Below is a window of Christensenella minuta DNA.
TAAATAACGTTAATAAATATTTTTCTTTCTCCATATTAACTCCCTATTTGAAAAATTTATATATTTCCAGAGAATCAAAAGCTTCTTTATTGGCTACAGCTAAGGAAGACAATTCTATTAAATTAACTATATTATAATTTTGATGACTGACGGAATAAATATTAAGCAATTTATTAATTAAATTACTATTTCTAGCATTAGCTGATAAAAATAACATATTCTGTGTGCGGATATAGTTATCAAAGGTCTTAACTGCATTGTCTTCAAAAAGTATATCAAGAGTACTATCAGGCGTCTCACAAATAAAGTAAGAATTATTGTGAAAAAATTCTAATAATGATAATCTAAAAGAAAGATCAACAAAAATCCTTTGAGATTCAGATAAATCAAAAAATGATTTCCTACTTTTTCCATTCAGCACAAACTTAAAAAGTCTCTCCTCTTTATTTCCCACTAATTCCAACTTAACGACATTGTTTTCGCCAAAAAAAGATGAAGCGTATTTTGTAAAAACCCTCGCGTATTCGTTAAAGATAACAGAAATGTGAATATCCATCTCGCATGCCATTTTTCGTTCATTCTCAATAGCATTTTCTAGTTCTACAGTCAGTTCTTCTTTTTCTAACTCTAATTTTTTCCATTTATCATACTCTGCATTATCTCTTGCGCTAAACTCATCCTTAATTTCTATAAACTTTGATTGGGCCTCATTATTTAGCTTCTTTACATCAGTATAAGCTTGTTTTTTCTTAAGATACTCTGAGTTAAGAGTTCTAAAAGTGGCTTCAATTTTTTGACGACCTATTTCCAAATTTTTTCTTTTAATTTCAAGTTCGTTTAAATTGATATCTTTTTTTACCGCTAATTCGCTATTGCAGAAAAAACACCGATCTACTTTTATATGAAAATCATGCTGATTTCCGCAAAATGGACACTTATTATCTAAGATTATTGGTACATACCTATTAAATGAACTTTGATACTGATCAGGGAAAATACTCTTGTACCAAATTTTTTCTACTTCAGATATTTGACGATTGATATTCTCGTATTGAATACGATTTTCTATTTTTTCTGCTTCAATTCTTGCCAACTCTTTTTCATAAAAACTAATTTCTTTTTCATAATTTTCCACACGTCTTTTTGCTTCGTTTAAATCTTCCAGACTGTATTTTGACTCTCTGGGAACAGAAGTAGCGGTAGGAACCCCACCTAAATATTTTTTAATAAAAGACATTTCATATGTCTTTAACCTTAGATTACTATCACATTTTTTAACCAACTGCTGTGCTTTTTCGTATAGTAAATATTGTTGGGGATCCATAAAAT
It encodes the following:
- a CDS encoding AAA family ATPase; its protein translation is MENNIATKYPLPILKSLSINNYDLYRCPLHIDFSSKLNIVFGTNGLGKTTFLNILQYSVIGPYRDGIQVRNYKEEQKISRPIYDNDYFRVRMEEIREDAYVDVEFILGNDNYKVKHSLYDNSLISFELNDQLISGKIINYSSYEKKYFVQKADQTKAYLIYKYHDCLKKSSGFPDINALIIMMTNVMFFTEERKFIFWDEYLTKNIISKYFMDPQQYLLYEKAQQLVKKCDSNLRLKTYEMSFIKKYLGGVPTATSVPRESKYSLEDLNEAKRRVENYEKEISFYEKELARIEAEKIENRIQYENINRQISEVEKIWYKSIFPDQYQSSFNRYVPIILDNKCPFCGNQHDFHIKVDRCFFCNSELAVKKDINLNELEIKRKNLEIGRQKIEATFRTLNSEYLKKKQAYTDVKKLNNEAQSKFIEIKDEFSARDNAEYDKWKKLELEKEELTVELENAIENERKMACEMDIHISVIFNEYARVFTKYASSFFGENNVVKLELVGNKEERLFKFVLNGKSRKSFFDLSESQRIFVDLSFRLSLLEFFHNNSYFICETPDSTLDILFEDNAVKTFDNYIRTQNMLFLSANARNSNLINKLLNIYSVSHQNYNIVNLIELSSLAVANKEAFDSLEIYKFFK